In Pirellulales bacterium, the following proteins share a genomic window:
- a CDS encoding DEAD/DEAH box helicase, producing the protein MKLTQYHAKYIAHELTRRCASDSVEKLTAVLSDAQVDLNPHQIEAALFAFRNPLSRGAILADEVGLGKTIEAGLLIDQSWAEGKRRILVIVPANLRKQWSQELADKFFLPSVILEARTFNDTIRAGNLNPFQQNAVIICSYHFVRKMEPYIRQTRWDLVVIDEAHRLRNVYKPTNKIANAIKQCVAPFRKVLLTATPLQNSLLELYGLVSIIDDFSFGDLKTYRTRFTRLGNDNDFNDLKERLKPICKRTLRKQVLEYVKYTNRHALVQEFVPTPEEQRLYDVVSEYLQQPTLYALPASQRSLMTLILRKLLASSTYAISDTLSGLAYKLETAATQAEKVDAPPEQLADNWEEIDELADEWEPDEETNGEPERPKYTPEQVAEMRLEMAKLREFHTLARSIATNSKGEVLLTALRRGFAAAAKAQQEHAGATLQQKALIFTESRRTQEYLFRILEQTEFRGKVMVFNGTNTDPKSKEIYQAWLKKHAGTDRVSGSPAADMRAALVDYFRDEAAIMIATEAAAEGLNLQFCNLVVNYDLPWNPQRIEQRIGRCHRYGQKFDVVVVNFLNKSNAADQRVYELLDEKFRLFSGVFGASDEVLGAVESGVDFEKRIAAIYQKCRTPEQIQFEFDQLQRELDTEIAAGQRDAREKLLDNFDQEVVEKVRIQSSGLLDRFNERLWLLTRYLLADYAQFDGDQYSFYLTRNPYPGETIHPGPYRLGKNVEDANTYRIGHPLAQRVLAQAMALNPPVTEVVFDYSGSGKNIAALTPYVGKSGWLTCSRLGVQSLESEDTLILASVTDTEDMVDETACRRLFDLSGWVNATPAVPATFQGLLTDATSRRQAEFLEVLSAKNGHWFDTEMDKLDRWADDRRAALKAELEELDEEIKEKKKFARMAPNLPEKLEFQRKLRGLETKRDEAWRAYDTASRDIDRQKDALLDEISRRLEQKTECKTLFTLKWSLA; encoded by the coding sequence ATGAAGCTGACCCAGTACCACGCCAAGTACATCGCCCACGAACTAACGCGGCGTTGTGCTTCCGACAGCGTTGAGAAGCTTACGGCGGTTCTATCGGATGCCCAGGTCGACCTTAATCCGCATCAAATCGAAGCGGCACTCTTCGCCTTCCGCAACCCGCTTTCGCGTGGTGCCATCCTGGCCGACGAAGTAGGGCTGGGGAAAACCATCGAGGCCGGGCTCTTGATCGACCAAAGCTGGGCGGAAGGGAAGCGTCGCATCTTGGTCATCGTGCCGGCCAACTTGCGGAAGCAGTGGAGCCAGGAACTGGCCGACAAGTTCTTCCTCCCATCGGTCATCTTGGAAGCCCGCACCTTCAACGACACCATCCGGGCCGGCAACCTCAATCCCTTCCAGCAGAACGCCGTCATTATCTGTTCGTACCATTTCGTCCGGAAGATGGAGCCTTACATCCGCCAGACACGCTGGGATCTGGTGGTCATCGACGAAGCCCACCGGCTCCGCAACGTGTACAAGCCCACGAACAAGATTGCCAACGCCATCAAGCAATGCGTGGCCCCATTTCGCAAGGTGCTCTTAACCGCCACGCCGCTGCAAAACTCGCTCTTGGAACTCTACGGCTTGGTGAGCATCATCGACGATTTTTCCTTCGGCGACCTGAAAACCTACCGCACCCGCTTCACCCGGCTGGGGAACGACAACGACTTCAACGACCTGAAGGAGCGGCTCAAGCCGATCTGCAAACGGACCCTCCGCAAGCAAGTGTTGGAATACGTCAAGTACACAAACCGCCATGCCTTGGTGCAGGAATTCGTGCCCACGCCCGAGGAGCAGCGGCTCTACGACGTGGTTTCCGAGTACCTCCAGCAGCCGACGCTCTACGCCTTGCCGGCCAGCCAACGCTCCCTAATGACGCTCATTCTGCGGAAGCTGCTGGCATCATCCACCTACGCCATATCCGACACGCTTAGCGGCCTGGCCTACAAGCTCGAAACGGCCGCCACCCAGGCGGAAAAGGTGGACGCCCCGCCGGAACAACTGGCCGACAACTGGGAGGAGATCGACGAACTGGCCGACGAATGGGAGCCGGACGAAGAAACCAACGGCGAGCCGGAGCGACCGAAATATACGCCCGAGCAGGTCGCCGAAATGCGGCTGGAAATGGCCAAGCTCCGCGAGTTTCATACACTGGCCCGCTCCATCGCCACGAATTCCAAAGGCGAGGTTCTTCTGACGGCCTTGCGGCGAGGTTTCGCTGCCGCCGCCAAGGCACAACAGGAACACGCCGGGGCCACCCTCCAGCAAAAGGCCCTCATCTTCACCGAGTCCCGCCGCACGCAGGAATACCTTTTCCGCATCCTGGAGCAGACCGAGTTTCGCGGCAAGGTCATGGTGTTCAACGGCACGAACACCGACCCTAAGTCCAAAGAAATCTATCAGGCTTGGCTCAAGAAACACGCCGGCACGGATCGCGTCTCCGGCTCCCCGGCCGCCGATATGCGTGCCGCCCTGGTCGATTACTTCCGCGACGAAGCGGCCATCATGATCGCCACCGAGGCGGCTGCCGAGGGCCTCAACCTGCAATTCTGCAATCTGGTGGTCAACTACGACCTGCCCTGGAATCCCCAACGCATCGAGCAACGCATCGGCCGCTGCCACCGCTACGGCCAGAAATTCGACGTGGTGGTGGTCAACTTCCTCAACAAGAGCAACGCCGCCGACCAGCGGGTGTACGAACTGTTGGACGAGAAGTTCCGGCTCTTCAGCGGCGTGTTCGGGGCCAGCGACGAAGTGCTGGGGGCCGTGGAATCGGGCGTGGATTTCGAGAAACGCATCGCCGCCATCTACCAGAAATGCCGCACGCCGGAGCAGATCCAATTCGAGTTTGACCAGCTTCAGCGGGAGTTGGACACCGAGATCGCCGCCGGCCAGCGGGATGCCCGCGAAAAGCTGCTCGACAACTTCGATCAGGAAGTCGTCGAAAAGGTCCGCATCCAAAGCTCCGGCCTGCTCGACCGTTTCAACGAACGGCTTTGGCTGCTCACCCGGTATCTGTTGGCCGATTACGCCCAATTCGACGGCGACCAATACAGTTTCTACCTCACCCGCAATCCCTACCCCGGCGAGACGATTCATCCCGGCCCGTATCGGCTCGGCAAGAACGTCGAAGACGCGAACACCTACCGCATCGGCCATCCGTTGGCCCAGCGGGTCTTGGCCCAGGCAATGGCCCTGAATCCGCCGGTGACGGAAGTGGTTTTCGACTACTCCGGCAGCGGCAAGAATATCGCCGCCCTGACGCCCTATGTCGGCAAGAGTGGTTGGCTCACGTGCTCCCGGCTGGGCGTGCAGTCGCTCGAAAGCGAAGACACCCTTATCTTGGCCAGCGTTACCGACACCGAGGATATGGTAGATGAAACCGCTTGCCGGCGATTGTTTGATCTTTCGGGCTGGGTGAACGCAACCCCGGCAGTCCCAGCAACATTCCAGGGTTTGCTTACCGACGCGACGTCCCGCCGGCAGGCCGAATTCCTTGAGGTACTCTCCGCCAAGAATGGCCACTGGTTCGACACCGAGATGGACAAGCTCGACCGTTGGGCCGACGACCGCCGGGCCGCCCTGAAGGCAGAGCTTGAGGAACTCGACGAGGAGATCAAGGAAAAGAAGAAATTCGCCCGCATGGCTCCCAACCTGCCCGAGAAGCTTGAATTCCAGCGAAAGCTGCGGGGACTGGAAACCAAACGGGACGAGGCATGGCGGGCCTACGACACCGCCAGCCGAGACATTGACCGGCAGAAGGATGCCTTGTTGGACGAAATCAGCCGGCGGTTGGAGCAGAAGACGGAGTGTAAGACACTTTTCACGCTTAAATGGAGTCTCGCATGA
- a CDS encoding helix-turn-helix domain-containing protein — MPAEPSHSVLTIDELAEYLKISKSTLYKLAQEGSIPSQKVGKHWRFHKDTVDEWLRQRGPTIIPPKADSKP; from the coding sequence ATGCCCGCTGAGCCCAGCCACAGCGTTCTCACCATCGACGAGTTGGCTGAGTACCTGAAAATCTCGAAATCAACGCTTTATAAGCTGGCACAGGAGGGCAGCATCCCCAGCCAGAAAGTTGGAAAGCACTGGCGTTTCCACAAGGACACCGTTGACGAGTGGCTCCGCCAAAGAGGTCCAACGATCATTCCACCAAAGGCCGATTCCAAACCATAA